CTTTTGCTTCCACTGTCAGTGATGGAAGCCATTTCTATAATTTATgtattgatataattatttctaTTCCCTTGCAGGGACAAAGCATAAGGGTGCAAGTGGGAAAGCCCTCCATTATAAGGGAATACCTTTTCACCGTATAATATCTGGCTTCATGATTCAAGGCGGTGACGTGGTTTACGGTGATGGGAGGGGAAGTGATTCTATATATGGCAGTGTTTTTCCTGAtgaaaattttaagataaaacaTTCACATGCAGGTGATTCTGTTCATATCATTATGCTGATTGCTCTTTATGGCCACCAGTCATGAATATAAATAGTTGAAGCTGCAAGTTATTCTTGAGTTTGAAGGCTTGTCATTACTATCATCATTTCTCTCACTTTGTTTGTTCCATTTCTGCAGGAGTTGTTTCCATGGTGAATTCAGGACCAAATTCCAATGGTTCTCAGTTTTTCATCACCACCATCAAGGCTAGCTGGTAAGTTATTGTGAAATATAGATAATATAAGGAGCAGATCTGGTCAAAATTGCTGGTTTCTGGCAACATAGCAAGACCTGTGTCTGACCATGTCTTATCCGTTTTAGATTAACTAGTTGTGAAGCATTTCAAGCTATGGGATAAGTTCTCTTTACCATCCACAGCAAATCTGTCTCTGAATGAAGCTAGTTGCTTCCACACTAATGCTGTTTTATCACTCTGGTTTAGCTAGTTCTCCAAGGATTTGCCATTGACAAAGTAATTGTGCAGAAAGTCTGcataatgatgatgatgcatgAAACTAAATCTATGCTAGACTGATCTCTGGATGCACATGTCAACTTATGCAGGTTGGATGGAGAGCATGTTGTTTTTGGAAAGGTTATCCAAGGCATGGATATTGTTTATGCAATTGAAGGGGGAGCAGGAACGTATAGTGGAAAACCCAGAAAGAAAGTAATTATTGCTGACTCGGGAGAGATACCCAAGGACAAGTGGGATGAGGAAAGATGAAGCTCCGTTAACACCAGCAAGTTTTTGTACTATTGAATTTGCTAATCTGTGATTAGATAATTGTTTAGTTACATATATATTGAGCTACCACCTGTCATGTTTTGGATCCAGAGTCTTATGCTTTACTGGATATATTTCATCACTCTGTTGTATTCGATAACTGTTATTAATAgaatcatttcattttcttagcAACTATATTGATCTGTTCTCATCTCCTTTTCACTTCCAGCTTATTAAAttcacttcaatttttattcaattgattATCATCTTGCAACCGTAGAGATTTGTTCTCGTGTCCTGGTGACTCCCTCGAGGTTTAATTCCTTACGGTATGACTGATGCTTTATTTGAATGCTTAGAACCTGATAAGATAAATGAAGAGAAACAGAAATCTGTTATTTCATTTTCGAACAGTGGAAATTATTCTTATTCAATCAGCTACATAAGCACTGGGACATGGCGACAAAGGAAAGTAGATAAgtgaaatatttatatatacaaggACGGAGCCAATAAGTTCCTACTTCGCATGAAGGTTAGACTTGAACATAAATAATCACAAGGACTGACAAGAAGACATGATAAATATTCAAGGTTATCTGAAAGATCTCATGGATATTGCTGTTGCTTTCGAATTTCTTGTTTGTCTACGACTCTGAcaactttcttcttctgttttagCATTTAGGGCATTTTGGCACCCGCATTTGCCCATCGAAGACTCTGTTTTTCCCCCCGGATTATCGCCCATGACAAATTTttatcttctatttttcttgCAAAATTCTTTCCCGTAATGCTTCTTTGGATTCGAAGCAGAAAAGTAGCATGAACAACAAACCCATCTACCATGAAAGCAAATCCCCAAGgataatatatgtgattttcACACAAAAACAAGACATTATGCGGTACTGGTGTAATGTCAACAGTATTACTAGACACAGCATAGTTGCCAAAAAtggacaataaaaataattatctggTCACCAGAGCTTAATCACTTACCTCCTGACAGTTGACACATAATAGTTGCCAGAAATGGACAGTGAAAAATAACTATCTGGTCACCATAGTTTAATCACTTAGGGAATCTCAGATGAAAAAACTCCATGGTATTAAAATAactctttatttattgattttaaatctTTAAAGGGATAACCATGTAGAatgttaaaatctttttttgttaaaataaagagttattcatgtatatttttcaagaaatgcATAAAATAGAGGGAagattttaactatttttttatctttaaacttcctttttttttctccttctatataaaatataaaatgagttattaaaatgcatttttatattgaaatatcatatgaaaaaaattatattatttaaaatactatAATAATTTGGCTCTGTCATATCGATTTTGCCATTGCAAATGCCATCACCACCTAAAGGTCATCATCCAGATTCCAGACTGCACAGACAATATCCACCAGTCCTGCACACAACGCATACAGACAGTCAACGACaaacaaacccaaaaagaaGAATGCTCTCTTCCCTATCGCCACCACCACCTTAACCACCATCCAAAAACATCACCACCTCCTCCTCTCTCTAATGGGTAGTGGTGAAGAAGCCAACAAACCGACTTCACTTTATGATTCCTCTTCACAATCACAACCTCTGCTCTTGAAACCTCCTTCAATTGA
This region of Populus trichocarpa isolate Nisqually-1 chromosome 9, P.trichocarpa_v4.1, whole genome shotgun sequence genomic DNA includes:
- the LOC7472130 gene encoding peptidyl-prolyl cis-trans isomerase CYP21-1 isoform X2, whose amino-acid sequence is MDEVKEEEQDYEITHRVYLDIDIDGQRQGRIVIGLYGEVVPKTVENFRALCTGTKHKGASGKALHYKGIPFHRIISGFMIQGGDVVYGDGRGSDSIYGSVFPDENFKIKHSHAGVVSMVNSGPNSNGSQFFITTIKASWLDGEHVVFGKVIQGMDIVYAIEGGAGTYSGKPRKKVIIADSGEIPKDKWDEER
- the LOC7472130 gene encoding peptidyl-prolyl cis-trans isomerase CYP21-1 isoform X1; translation: MVRVFPACVFQPKCLLLFIVLVIFLIFAFTNPKQDEVKEEEQDYEITHRVYLDIDIDGQRQGRIVIGLYGEVVPKTVENFRALCTGTKHKGASGKALHYKGIPFHRIISGFMIQGGDVVYGDGRGSDSIYGSVFPDENFKIKHSHAGVVSMVNSGPNSNGSQFFITTIKASWLDGEHVVFGKVIQGMDIVYAIEGGAGTYSGKPRKKVIIADSGEIPKDKWDEER